The Pseudomonas sp. R4-35-07 nucleotide sequence TCTTGTCTTCGAAGGCCGGGCGTTTCATGGCCTTGAGCACCTTGGGGCTCGCGTGCTGGAACGGGATGTCCAGGTAAGGCAGGATCTTGCCGGCGGCCATCAATGGGATCAGCTCGTCAACGTGCGGGTACGGGTAAACGTAATGCAGGCGCACCCACACGCCCAGGCTGCTCAAGGCTTCGCAGAGTTCGGTCATGCGAGTTTTCACCGGCGCGCCATTCCAGAAACCGGTGCGGTATTTGACGTCGACGCCATAGGCGCTGGTGTCCTGAGAAATCACCAACAGCTCTTTCACGCCGGATTTGACCAGGCGCTGGGCTTCGTCCAGCACGTCGCCGACCGGACGACTGACCAGCTTGCCGCGCATCGACGGAATGATGCAGAAGCTGCAGCTGTGGTTGCAGCCTTCGGAAATCTTCAGGTAAGCGTAGTGACGCGGGGTCAGCTTGATGCCTTGCGGCGGCACCAGGTCGATCAGCGGGTTGTGGTCCTGGCGCGGCGGCACCACGGCGTGTACGGCGTTGACCACCTGCTCGTACTGCTGCGGGCCGGTCACGGCGAGCACGCTTGGGTGGACGTTGCGGATATTGCCTTCTTCCACGCCCATGCAGCCGGTCACGATGACCTTGCCGTTTTCCTTGATGGCTTCGCCGATCACTTCCAAGGACTCAGCCTTGGCCGAGTCGATAAAGCCGCAGGTGTTGACCACCACCACGTCGGCGTCCTGGTAAGTGGACACGACGTCATAGCCTTCCATACGCAGTTGCGTGAGGATGCGCTCGGAGTCAACCAGAGCCTTCGGGCAACCCAGGGATACAAAGCCGACCTTGGGGTTGGCTTTTGCGATGGTGGTGGACATGTCTAACCTCGGTATTGAATGACGCCGCCAGTCGGGCACGACACGGCGGTACACGGGCGTTTGTGACGCCTCTGATCAAAAAGTGCGCAATTCTAGCGGCGGGCCACGCACTTGACCAGCTTTATGCGGGGAAATGCGACGAGTGCTGCGCTTTACCTGCGCGCCGTTCTGGTCGAGATCAGGCAGCACACCGGATTGCGCTTTCGCGTCCTGGATCAACTTTATGTCGGCGTAAAAGCGCCGTTCTTCTACAGCCTGGTCGCTGGTTACCAAGACATGGCAGCGTCGTTCTGCGCAAAGGCGCTCTAAGTCAAAGCTTGGTAGATGGCTTGGGAGAAGGAAGGCCATGGTTTACGTGGGCTATGGCCAAGTCTTTCAGGTTCACCGGTTTGCACAAGTGTGCACACTGCTGCCCTGTGGATGACCAGGTACGAGCTATGTCTGCGGGAGGTTAGTTTCGTGCATCTAACATCTGGATGAAGGTTGCGGTAGAAAGTACCAAGCGAAGGGGGCTATTCGTGGATGGCACAAACCCTAACTTACGTTGGTAGTAATCCGCAGCATCTTGGTCTTTTGCATCGACGATCACAAAAGCTACACCAGACTGCTTGGAAACCGTGTACACGCGACGGAAGAAGTCAGACATCAATCTCTGGCCGAGCCCCTTGCTTTGAGCACCCTTGTCGATCGCCAGACGACTCAAAAGCACTGCCGGCATAGGATACCGAGGCATTTTCTTTTTTGGTCATCGCTTAGCGCTTCAAGGGCTACAGAGGCATTCGCTAGGGTGTAATAGCCCAGCAGCGTCCCATCTTCGACGTACATGAATGTGCGGGAGACGTTTCGCTTTTGGTCTTGCCCTGCGTGCTGGGCAATGTACGTGTTCAAGGCTGGGTGCGCCCCGCAATCAAATGCAGAACGATCAATCGACTTGTCGAAGTCGACGGTGATGAAGTCCATTAACAGCCCTTAGCGCAAGGCAAGCAGGTTGCGAAGTGTGTCAGTGGGC carries:
- a CDS encoding GNAT family N-acetyltransferase yields the protein MSRLAIDKGAQSKGLGQRLMSDFFRRVYTVSKQSGVAFVIVDAKDQDAADYYQRKLGFVPSTNSPLRLVLSTATFIQMLDARN
- the rimO gene encoding 30S ribosomal protein S12 methylthiotransferase RimO — encoded protein: MSTTIAKANPKVGFVSLGCPKALVDSERILTQLRMEGYDVVSTYQDADVVVVNTCGFIDSAKAESLEVIGEAIKENGKVIVTGCMGVEEGNIRNVHPSVLAVTGPQQYEQVVNAVHAVVPPRQDHNPLIDLVPPQGIKLTPRHYAYLKISEGCNHSCSFCIIPSMRGKLVSRPVGDVLDEAQRLVKSGVKELLVISQDTSAYGVDVKYRTGFWNGAPVKTRMTELCEALSSLGVWVRLHYVYPYPHVDELIPLMAAGKILPYLDIPFQHASPKVLKAMKRPAFEDKTLARIKNWREICPDLIIRSTFIVGFPGETEEDFQYLLDWLTEAQLDRVGCFQYSPVEGAPANLLDLAVVPDDVKQDRWERFMAHQQAISSARLQLRIGKEIEVLIDEVDEQGAVGRCFFDAPEIDGNVFIDDASGLKPGDKVWCTVTDADEYDLWAEKRD